From Methanosarcinales archaeon, one genomic window encodes:
- a CDS encoding PepSY domain-containing protein: protein MKKTTIVLIVVAGLIATTGIASARMGGYYGQQVDDGNSFNQMYRWMGQHMGGYGYMIGYGNANGNCPGFGAGYAQYDETELITPEEATKILEKEVDGTLTSDIYLMGRWGVVSYEDTDGYTKQARVDMFTGEVYTDIYAYMSENSGVYNGRGYRGMGSMMWGY from the coding sequence ATGAAAAAAACAACAATTGTATTGATTGTGGTGGCAGGTCTTATCGCCACAACCGGAATTGCCAGTGCCCGAATGGGCGGATACTATGGCCAGCAGGTTGATGATGGAAATTCGTTTAACCAGATGTATCGCTGGATGGGGCAACATATGGGCGGATATGGTTACATGATAGGGTATGGTAATGCTAATGGAAACTGCCCTGGATTTGGAGCAGGATATGCCCAGTATGATGAAACTGAACTGATAACCCCGGAAGAGGCAACCAAAATACTGGAAAAAGAAGTGGACGGTACCCTGACATCTGATATTTATCTGATGGGAAGATGGGGTGTTGTCTCCTATGAAGATACTGACGGATATACAAAACAAGCCCGGGTAGACATGTTCACAGGAGAGGTATATACAGACATTTACGCATATATGTCTGAAAACAGTGGTGTATACAATGGCCGTGGATATAGAGGAATGGGCAGTATGATGTGGGGTTATTAA